One genomic window of Ictalurus punctatus breed USDA103 unplaced genomic scaffold, Coco_2.0 Super-Scaffold_100068, whole genome shotgun sequence includes the following:
- the LOC128630838 gene encoding NLR family CARD domain-containing protein 3-like isoform X2 has protein sequence MNHTDLANTLHNKSVGSVYQTELKSSLREKFKRINEGISQHGSSALLNEIYTDLYITEGWSGDVNHEHEVRQIEAASRRPATQETPIKCNDLFKDKSIRSVLTKGVAGIGKTVSVQKFILDWTEGKANQDVTFMFPLPFRELNLMKQKHLSLMDLLHHFFPEIRKLEVIDCDSYKVVLIFDGLDECRLPLNFQKNERLCDVTESASVDVLLTNLIKENLLPSALLWITSRPGAANQIPPECVDQVTEVRGFSDPQKEEYFRKRISDQSLANKIISHMKSSRSLYIMCHIPVFCWISATVLERMLGEAESGEIPKTLTQMFTHFLIFQIKHKDQKYHQKCDPDPQQTRASILALGKLAFQQLEKGNLIFYEEDLRECGIDVREVSVYSGVCTQIFREEFGLHLGKVFSFVHLSVQEFLAALYAFFCFIFRKTNVLVEQSTGRSNFFRKSDMSDLLRTAVNKALQSENGHLDLFLRFLLGLSLESNQTLLRGLMPQTGSSSHSKQETVEYIKEKIRENPSPEKSINLFHCLNELNDHSLVQEVQTYLNRGGYSRLSGTRLSPAQWSALVFVLLNSDQELDEFDLSKYDPSDECLLKLLPVVKASRRAELSL, from the exons atgaaccacacagatctcgctaacacactgcacaaca agtctgtgggctctgtgtatcagacagagctgaaatccagcctgagagagaagtttaaaagaattaatgaaggaatctcacagcatggaagctcagcacttctgaatgagatctacacagatctctacatcacagagggttggagtggagacgtcaatcatgaacatgaggtgagacagattgaggcagcgtccaggagaccagcaacacaggagacacccatcaaatgtaatgatctctttaaagacaagtccatcagaagtgtgctgactaaaggagttgctggaattggaaaaacagtctctgtgcagaagttcattctggactggactgaaggaaaagcaaatcaggacgtcaccttcatgtttccacttccctttagagagctgaatctgatgaagcagaaacatctcagtctgatggatcttcttcatcactttttcccagaAATAAGAAAACTAGAAGTAATAGACTGTGACTCCTacaaagtggtgttgatctttgatggtctggatgagtgtcgacttcctctaaatttccagaagaatgagagattgtgtgatgtgacagagtcagcctcagtggatgtgctgctgacgaacctcatcaaggagaatctgcttccctctgctctcctctggataacctctcgaccaggagcagccaatcagatccctcctgagtgtgtagaccaggtaacagaggtacgagggttcagtgatcctcagaaagaggagtacttcaggaagaggatcagtgatcagagcctggccaataaaatcatctcacacatgaagtcttcaagaagcctctacatcatgtgccacatcccagtcttctgctggatctcagccactgttctagagagaatgttgggtgaagcagagagtggagagatccccaagactctgactcaaatgttcacacacttcctgatctttcagatcaaacacaaggaccaaaagtaccatcagaaatgtgaccctgatcctcagcagaccagagcgagtatcctggcactggggaaactggctttccagcagctggagaaaggaaacctgatcttctatgaggaagacctgagagagtgtggcattgatgtgagagaagtgtcagtgtactcaggagtgtgtacccaaatcttcagagaggagtttgggcttcacctggggaaggtgttcagctttgtacatctgagtgttcaggagtttctggctgctttatatgcatttttctgctttatttttagaaagacaaatgtgttaGTGGAGCAAAGCACTGGACGTTCTAATTTCTTCAGaaagtcagacatgtctgatctcctcaggACTGCAGTgaacaaggccttacagagtgagaacggacacctggacctgttcctccgcttccttctgggtctctcactggagtccaatcagactctcttacgaggtttaatgccccagacaggaagcagctctcacagcaaacaggaaacagtcgagtacatcaaggagaagatcagggagaatccatctccagagaaatccatcaatctgttccactgtctgaatgaactgaatgatcattctctagtgcaggaagtacagacttacctgaacagaggaggtTACAGTCGTctcagtggaaccagactctctcctgctcagtggtcagctctggtgtttgtgttattgaactcagatcaggagctggatgagtttgatttgagtaaatatgacccatcagatgaatgtcttctgaagctgctgccagtggtcaaagcctccagaagagctga actttctctttag
- the LOC128630838 gene encoding NLR family CARD domain-containing protein 3-like isoform X1: MNHTDLANTLHNKSVGSVYQTELKSSLREKFKRINEGISQHGSSALLNEIYTDLYITEGWSGDVNHEHEVRQIEAASRRPATQETPIKCNDLFKDKSIRSVLTKGVAGIGKTVSVQKFILDWTEGKANQDVTFMFPLPFRELNLMKQKHLSLMDLLHHFFPEIRKLEVIDCDSYKVVLIFDGLDECRLPLNFQKNERLCDVTESASVDVLLTNLIKENLLPSALLWITSRPGAANQIPPECVDQVTEVRGFSDPQKEEYFRKRISDQSLANKIISHMKSSRSLYIMCHIPVFCWISATVLERMLGEAESGEIPKTLTQMFTHFLIFQIKHKDQKYHQKCDPDPQQTRASILALGKLAFQQLEKGNLIFYEEDLRECGIDVREVSVYSGVCTQIFREEFGLHLGKVFSFVHLSVQEFLAALYAFFCFIFRKTNVLVEQSTGRSNFFRKSDMSDLLRTAVNKALQSENGHLDLFLRFLLGLSLESNQTLLRGLMPQTGSSSHSKQETVEYIKEKIRENPSPEKSINLFHCLNELNDHSLVQEVQTYLNRGGYSRLSGTRLSPAQWSALVFVLLNSDQELDEFDLSKYDPSDECLLKLLPVVKASRRADLQDERGLSSRTDFQLAKTS, from the exons atgaaccacacagatctcgctaacacactgcacaaca agtctgtgggctctgtgtatcagacagagctgaaatccagcctgagagagaagtttaaaagaattaatgaaggaatctcacagcatggaagctcagcacttctgaatgagatctacacagatctctacatcacagagggttggagtggagacgtcaatcatgaacatgaggtgagacagattgaggcagcgtccaggagaccagcaacacaggagacacccatcaaatgtaatgatctctttaaagacaagtccatcagaagtgtgctgactaaaggagttgctggaattggaaaaacagtctctgtgcagaagttcattctggactggactgaaggaaaagcaaatcaggacgtcaccttcatgtttccacttccctttagagagctgaatctgatgaagcagaaacatctcagtctgatggatcttcttcatcactttttcccagaAATAAGAAAACTAGAAGTAATAGACTGTGACTCCTacaaagtggtgttgatctttgatggtctggatgagtgtcgacttcctctaaatttccagaagaatgagagattgtgtgatgtgacagagtcagcctcagtggatgtgctgctgacgaacctcatcaaggagaatctgcttccctctgctctcctctggataacctctcgaccaggagcagccaatcagatccctcctgagtgtgtagaccaggtaacagaggtacgagggttcagtgatcctcagaaagaggagtacttcaggaagaggatcagtgatcagagcctggccaataaaatcatctcacacatgaagtcttcaagaagcctctacatcatgtgccacatcccagtcttctgctggatctcagccactgttctagagagaatgttgggtgaagcagagagtggagagatccccaagactctgactcaaatgttcacacacttcctgatctttcagatcaaacacaaggaccaaaagtaccatcagaaatgtgaccctgatcctcagcagaccagagcgagtatcctggcactggggaaactggctttccagcagctggagaaaggaaacctgatcttctatgaggaagacctgagagagtgtggcattgatgtgagagaagtgtcagtgtactcaggagtgtgtacccaaatcttcagagaggagtttgggcttcacctggggaaggtgttcagctttgtacatctgagtgttcaggagtttctggctgctttatatgcatttttctgctttatttttagaaagacaaatgtgttaGTGGAGCAAAGCACTGGACGTTCTAATTTCTTCAGaaagtcagacatgtctgatctcctcaggACTGCAGTgaacaaggccttacagagtgagaacggacacctggacctgttcctccgcttccttctgggtctctcactggagtccaatcagactctcttacgaggtttaatgccccagacaggaagcagctctcacagcaaacaggaaacagtcgagtacatcaaggagaagatcagggagaatccatctccagagaaatccatcaatctgttccactgtctgaatgaactgaatgatcattctctagtgcaggaagtacagacttacctgaacagaggaggtTACAGTCGTctcagtggaaccagactctctcctgctcagtggtcagctctggtgtttgtgttattgaactcagatcaggagctggatgagtttgatttgagtaaatatgacccatcagatgaatgtcttctgaagctgctgccagtggtcaaagcctccagaagagctga tttacaggatgaaagaggattgtcctcgaggacggatttccagttagcaaaaacatcataa